One genomic segment of Synchiropus splendidus isolate RoL2022-P1 chromosome 16, RoL_Sspl_1.0, whole genome shotgun sequence includes these proteins:
- the eif5a2 gene encoding eukaryotic translation initiation factor 5A-2, which produces MDDHFECGSSGASSTYPQQCSALRKNGHVVLKGRPCKIVEMSTSKTGKHGHAKVHLVGIDIFTSKKIEDICPSTHNMDVPNVSRKDYQLVDIDTDKFVTLLDDDGSNREDLRLPLDPLGKEIQDSFNNGSTLMCTVCSAMGEEMIVGIKPCN; this is translated from the exons ATGGATGATCACTTCGAGTGCGGTTCGTCCGGGGCCTCCAGCACCTACCCTCAGCAGTGCTCTGCCCTGCGGAAAAATGGCCACGTCGTCTTGAAGGGACGTCCGTGTAAGATTGTGGAAATGAGCACCTCCAAGACCGGCAAGCACGGGCACGCCAAG GTGCACCTGGTCGGTATagacattttcacttcaaagaAAATTGAAGATATCTGCCCCTCCACTCACAACATGGACGTCCCGAACGTGAGCAGGAAGGATTACCAG CTTGTGGATATTGACACGGACAAGTTTGTCACTCTGCTGGACGACGACGGGAGCAACAGGGAAGACCTCAGGTTGCCGTTGGATCCTCTGGGCAAAGAAATCCAGGACAGCTTTAATAATGGTTCCACTTTAATG TGCACCGTGTGTTCAGCCATGGGGGAGGAGATGATCGTTGGCATCAAACCGTGCAACTGA
- the slc2a2 gene encoding solute carrier family 2, facilitated glucose transporter member 2 — MEPDRITGTLIVAVFTAALGSLQFGYSLGVINAPQQIIQAHYGRSLGVWTERAAVLSDNSTDEGHQEEGVHPSVLMYWSLSVAIFSIGGMLSSFLVGFVSDLKGRVKGMLMINVLAVTAGLLMAFCKLWRPHIMVISGRAIMGFYCGLTTGLVPMYIGEIAPKSYRGALGTLHQVAVVTGILLSQVIGLEFILGNDDWWPLLLGLSGAPAVLQSLLLPLCPESPRYLYITRGHVDDARRSLSRLKGPRDPSADLEEMKREKEEADREPRVSIFSLIRSSVYRQQLVVALMMHLSQQLSGINAIFYYSTAIFQGAGVGQPVYATIGVGVINAFFTLVSVTLVDKAGRRTLILVGLGGMCCCAVAMTVGLKFLHDYSWMSYVSMSSIFLFVSFFEIGPGPIPWFIVAELFGQGPRPAAIALAGCCNWTSNFIIGMTFPYIQQWLGTYVFVLFAVLLLGFTVFTYLRVPETKGKSFEEIAAIFQNRRKKRRKKSLVNGAELEHLKASTDA; from the exons ATGGAGCCTGACAGG ATAACGGGCACTCTGATCGTGGCCGTGTTCACCGCTGCTTTAGGGTCCCTGCAGTTCGGCTACAGCCTGGGAGTCATCAACGCCCCCCAGCAG ATCATCCAGGCTCACTATGGGCGGTCACTCGGGGTGTGGACGGAGCGGGCGGCGGTGCTGTCCGACAACAGCACGGACGAGGGGCACCAGGAGGAGGGGGTCCACCCCTCCGTACTCATGTACTGGTCGCTCTCGGTGGCCATCTTCTCCATTGGGGGGATGCTGTCCTCCTTCCTGGTGGGGTTTGTGAGCGACCTGAAAGGCAG GGTGAAGGGAATGCTGATGATCAACGTGCTAGCTGTCACCGCCGGACTTCTGATGGCCTTCTGCAAACTCTGGAGACCTCACATCATGGTCATCTCAGGCCGCGCCATCATGGGCTTCTACTGCG GTCTGACGACCGGACTTGTGCCGATGTACATCGGGGAGATCGCCCCGAAGTCCTACCGAGGTGCGCTGGGAACGCTCCACCAGGTGGCCGTCGTCACCGGCATCTTGCTGAGTCAG GTCATCGGACTGGAGTTCATCCTCGGCAACGACGACTGGTGGCCCCTCTTGCTGGGTCTCTCCGGGGCCCCCGCCGTGCTGCAGAGCCTGTTGCTGCCGCTGTGCCCCGAGAGTCCACGGTACCTCTACATCACCCGCGGCCACGTGGATGACGCTCGGAGGA GTTTGTCCCGACTGAAGGGGCCGCGTGACCCGAGTGCTGATCTGGAGGAGATGAAGCGGGAGAAAGAGGAAGCAGACAGGGAGCCCAGAGTTTCTATCTTCTCCTTG ATCCGCTCCTCTGTGTACAGACAACAGTTGGTCGTGGCTCTGATGATGCACCTCTCTCAGCAGCTGTCAGGCATCAACGCA ATCTTCTACTATTCCACGGCCATCTTCCAAGGTGCTGGAGTGGGTCAGCCAGTGTACGCCACCATCGGTGTCGGAGTCATCAACGCCTTCTTCACCCTGGTGTCT GTGACCTTGGTGGACAAGGCGGGGCGACGGACTCTGATCCTGGTGGGCCTGGGAGGCATGTGCTGCTGCGCCGTCGCCATGACCGTGGGGCTGAAGTTCCTG CATGATTACTCGTGGATGAGCTACGTCAGCATGTCGTCCATCTTCCTCTTCGTGAGCTTCTTCGAGATCGGCCCCGGGCCCATCCCGTGGTTCATCGTGGCCGAGCTCTTCGGTCAGGGACCTCGACCGGCGGCCATCGCTCTGGCCGGCTGCTGCAACTGGACCAGCAACTTCATCATCGGCATGACCTTTCCCTACATCCAG CAATGGCTGGGCACCTACGTCTTTGTCCTCTTCGCCGTGCTCCTCCTCGGCTTCACCGTCTTCACTTACTTACGAGTGCCTGAGACCAAAGGAAAGTCCTTTGAGGAGATCGCTGCCATCTTCCAGAATAGGCGGAAGAAGAGGCGGAAGAAGAGCTTAGTGAACGGCGCCGAACTGGAACATCTCAAAGCATCGACAGACGCTTGA
- the slc7a14a gene encoding probable cationic amino acid transporter → MSGLAGKLDPRRIQWGATWNTFTSRVLRTKPVESMLDSAMSGTGAHGTRLARVLSTVDLVSLGVGSCVGTGMYVVSGLVAKEMAGPGVIVSFIIAAVASILSGVCYAEFGVRVPKTTGSAYTYSYVTVGECVAFFIGWNLILEYLIGTAAGASALSSMADSLANHTISNFMITHIGALNGLGKGEQSYPDLLALLIALLVTVIVALGVKNSVGFNNVLNVINLVVWVFMMIAGLFFVNGENWDEGRFLPFGWSGVMQGAATCFYAFIGFDIIATTGEEAKSPNTSIPYAITASLITCLTAYVSVSVILTLMVPYSEIDADAPLMEMFAVHGCMFAKYIVAVGSIAGLTVSLLGSLFPMPRVIYAMAGDGLLFKFLAHVSSYTETPAVACVVSGFLAALLSLLVSLRDLIEMMSIGTLLAYTLVSLCVLLLRYQPEGEIHGFVNFLSEEQKNKKKEGVLAECEKDACSPTSEVEEYGGQPTNTCGAKNLPSLGDNEMLIGKPDKNAYSANHPNYGTVDMTTGIEAEESEEGMSRRLKKIIGPRYYTLRIRLGLPGKMDRPTAATGKTVTVCVLLLFIILFAFCSFIIFGANFIGEGHWWALLLLVFFIVFIALLVIIILQQPENPKRLPYMAPCVPFVPASAMLVNIYLMLKLSAITWIRFSIWCLIGVLIYFGYGMWNSTLEITARENEVHASTYQRYDQGVDEGFCGFEDDFYPPTTEPWDTPEVRSEAVPTKAKPENDEMSPKEVRRTIGNHGLAEEDPMDF, encoded by the exons ATGAGTGGACTCGCAGGAAAGCTGGACCCCCGGAGGATCCAGTGGGGCGCCACGTGGAACACCTTCACGTCTCGAGTTCTGAGGACCAAACCGGTGGAGTCCATGCTGGACTCGGCCATGTCAGGCACCGGGGCGCACGGCACGAGGCTAGCCAGGGTGCTCTCCACTGTGGACCTGGTGTCGCTGGGTGTGGGCAGCTGCGTGGGGACCGGGATGTATGTGGTCTCTGGGCTGGTCGCGAAGGAGATGGCTGGACCGGGAGTCATTGTTTCGTTCATCATCGCAGCTGTTGCTTCGATATTATCGG GAGTGTGTTACGCGGAGTTTGGGGTGCGCGTTCCGAAGACGACCGGCTCCGCCTACACGTACAGCTACGTGACCGTTGGAGAATGCGTGGCTTTCTTCATCGGCTGGAATCTGATCCTGGAGTACCTGATCGGCACAGCGGCCGGGGCCTCGGCTCTCAGCAGCATGGCCGACTCGCTGGCCAATCACACCATCAGCAACTTCATGATCACACATATTGGCGCGTTGAATGGCCTGG GTAAAGGCGAACAGTCGTACCCCGACTTGCTGGCGTTGTTGATCGCGCTGCTGGTGACTGTGATTGTGGCGCTGGGCGTGAAGAACTCTGTTGGCTTCAACAACGTCTTGAACGTCATCAACCTGGTGGTGTGGGTCTTCATGATGATCGCCGGGCTGTTTTTCGTCAACGGAGAGAACTGGGACGAGGGGAGGTTCCTCCCCTTCGGCTGGTCCGGG GTGATGCAAGGAGCTGCCACCTGCTTCTACGCGTTCATCGGTTTTGACATCATCGCCACCACTGGAGAGGAGGCCAAGAGCCCCAACACATCCATCCCGTACGCCATCACAGCCTCACTCATCACCTGCCTCACCGCCTACGTCTCG GTCTCTGTGATCCTGACGTTGATGGTACCGTACAGCGAGATCGACGCCGACGCGCCGCTGATGGAGATGTTTGCTGTGCACGGGTGCATGTTCGCCAAATACATCGTGGCAGTCGGATCCATCGCTGGATTGACGGTGTCCCTGCTGGGGTCTCTCTTTCCCATGCCCCGAGTCATCTATGCCATGGCAGGGGATGGCCTGCTATTCAA GTTTCTGGCACACGTGTCGTCCTACACGGAAACCCCGGCGGTGGCCTGTGTGGTGTCTGGTTTTTTGGCTGCCCTCCTGTCACTTCTGGTCAGCCTCAGAGACTTGATAGAAATGATGTCCATCGGGACTCTGCTGGCCTACACCCTG gtgagtctgtgtgtgctgCTGTTGCGGTACCAACCTGAGGGCGAGATCCACGGCTTTGTCAACTTCCTgtctgaggagcagaagaacaagaagaaagagGGTGTCCTGGCGGAGTGTGAGAAAGACGCCTGCTCCCCCACCAGTGAAGTGGAGGAGTACGGAGGTCAACCCACCAACACTTGCGGAGCGAAAAACCTGCCTTCGCTCGGTGACAACGAAATGCTAATCGGCAAACCGGACAAGAACGCCTACTCGGCCAATCACCCCAACTACGGCACCGTCGACATGACAACTGGAATCGAAGCGGAGGAGTCGGAGGAAGGGATGTCTCGCCGCCTGAAGAAGATCATAGGCCCGCGGTACTACACCTTACGGATACGACTGGGGCTACCTGGGAAGATGGACAGGCCGACAGCCGCCACAGGAAAAACTGTCACCGTCtgtgtgctgctgctcttcatcatcctcttcgcTTTCTGCtccttcatcatatttg GAGCAAACTTTATCGGCGAGGGTCACTGGTGGGctttgctgctgctggtctTCTTCATTGTCTTCATCGCGCTGCTGGTCATCATCATCCTGCAGCAGCCAGAGAACCCCAAGCGACTGCCCTACATGGCACCTTGCGTGCCTTTTGTGCCCGCCTCCGCCATGCTGGTCAACATCTACCTCATGCTCAAACTGTCGGCCATCACGTGGATACGGTTCTCCATCTGGTGTCTCATAG GGGTGCTGATCTACTTTGGCTACGGCATGTGGAACAGCACGCTGGAGATCACGGCCAGAGAGAACGAGGTGCACGCCTCCACGTACCAACGCTACGACCAGGGCGTGGACGAAGGCTTCTGCGGCTTCGAGGACGACTTCTACCCGCCCACCACTGAGCCGTGGGACACACCTGAGGTGAGATCAGAAGCCGTGCCGACCAAAGCCAAACCGGAGAATGACGAAATGTCGCCAAAGGAAGTGAGGAGGACCATTGGCAATCACGGACTGGCAGAAGAAGACCCGATGGATTTCTAA